One genomic segment of Chitinophaga sancti includes these proteins:
- a CDS encoding lipid A biosynthesis acyltransferase — protein MASWEGKSKGNKLGYSIFIGTLRYGGVLPAYILLRFVAAYYFLFSYSSSRPIFQYFHTKVGYGWWKSLWSVYRNYYVFGQVLIDKVIVMSGLSNKFTFEFEGEQYLREITTAGKGGIMLSAHLGNWEVAGHLFTRLETRINIVMFDGEHERIKNYLSSITGERNVNIIVIKDDLSHIYAINEALSNQELVCMHADRFLAGNKTVNATFMGQEASFPAGPFLLAATFRVPVSLVFAFKETNTHYHLYATPPHEYHGRRRQGVELAVQDFVQELEGMVKKYPEQWFNYYDFWEQPKTN, from the coding sequence ATGGCTTCCTGGGAGGGAAAGTCGAAAGGGAATAAACTGGGGTACAGCATCTTCATTGGGACATTACGTTATGGAGGCGTATTGCCTGCCTACATTTTATTAAGGTTTGTAGCCGCATATTATTTCTTATTTTCCTATAGTTCATCTCGCCCTATTTTTCAATATTTTCATACGAAGGTAGGTTATGGCTGGTGGAAGTCATTGTGGAGTGTGTACAGGAATTACTATGTATTCGGACAGGTACTGATCGATAAGGTCATTGTCATGTCCGGATTGTCTAATAAATTTACCTTTGAGTTTGAAGGGGAGCAATACCTCAGAGAAATTACCACAGCGGGTAAGGGCGGAATCATGCTCAGTGCCCACCTGGGTAACTGGGAGGTAGCAGGTCACCTGTTTACAAGGTTGGAGACCCGCATCAATATTGTGATGTTTGACGGGGAGCATGAAAGGATCAAAAATTATTTATCCAGTATAACGGGAGAACGTAATGTGAATATCATTGTTATTAAGGATGATTTGTCGCACATTTACGCCATCAATGAAGCGCTGAGCAATCAGGAGCTGGTATGCATGCATGCGGACCGGTTTCTGGCAGGCAACAAAACAGTGAATGCTACCTTTATGGGGCAGGAAGCCAGTTTTCCCGCAGGACCATTCCTGCTGGCAGCCACCTTCAGGGTACCGGTATCACTGGTTTTTGCATTTAAGGAGACCAATACCCATTACCACCTCTATGCTACGCCACCACATGAATATCATGGCAGGCGCCGGCAGGGGGTAGAACTGGCTGTACAGGATTTTGTGCAGGAGCTGGAAGGTATGGTGAAAAAGTATCCTGAGCAATGGTTTAATTATTACGATTTCTGGGAACAGCCTAAAACTAATTAA
- a CDS encoding phosphatase PAP2 family protein, with amino-acid sequence MKQALLHLDHQLFNLINGQWHTPWMDAFIPMLREPFMWAPLYLFLGLFVTINFGWRGFWWIAFFLLTFGLADQGSLHIKDFFDRVRPCRNPDLAGTVRILVSYCPQSGSFTSNHAANHFALGTFCFLTFRHINKWLASLFFLWALAICYAQVYVGVHYPFDVAGGAILGIFLGVMSGSFFQRRIRLEPELTT; translated from the coding sequence ATGAAACAAGCATTGCTTCACCTGGACCATCAGTTGTTCAACCTGATCAATGGCCAATGGCATACGCCGTGGATGGATGCCTTCATTCCCATGCTAAGGGAACCCTTTATGTGGGCGCCATTATACCTTTTCCTCGGTTTGTTTGTCACTATCAACTTTGGTTGGAGAGGTTTCTGGTGGATTGCCTTTTTCCTGCTCACTTTTGGTCTTGCAGACCAGGGTAGTCTGCACATTAAGGACTTTTTCGACAGGGTAAGACCCTGCCGTAACCCGGATCTGGCGGGTACCGTGCGCATTCTGGTGAGTTATTGCCCGCAGAGTGGTAGCTTTACTTCCAACCATGCAGCCAATCACTTTGCTCTGGGGACCTTTTGTTTTTTAACTTTTCGCCATATCAACAAATGGCTGGCTTCCCTGTTTTTCCTGTGGGCACTTGCTATTTGCTATGCTCAGGTATACGTAGGGGTGCATTATCCATTTGATGTAGCTGGCGGTGCCATATTAGGGATATTTTTAGGAGTAATGAGCGGCAGCTTTTTCCAACGCCGTATCCGACTGGAACCTGAACTAACGACATGA
- a CDS encoding LTA synthase family protein, whose product MKSFWKNIPKYIRYVIVQAIFLYLFTLLFRLIFYFFFFKSTVHDNGAIAKAWNFGLRFDIRLTLYVMVPLLIIALISRNSFFTKTWIRRFTFIYLFIIYFVLVWMYIFDLGHYAYLGLRIEPSVTRFLSDGERGDNATMLWETYPIVRVVIAVCLFMWLMGRQYKGLYRRFSKEAPVYLKAGRYTSWTVSIILLFAAGIYGNVAYFPLRWSQAMFSRDNGITSLGLNPVLYYLSNLSVQADTFDEKKTKELYPTIVDYLGIDHPDVDNLNFEREIPGSDEKKKMNVVLVMLESTGACITSMCGNPMQATPNMKALADSGILFNHFYVPAISTARTVYGVTTGVPDVTVTQTASRHPRMVDQRVIMDQFKGYEKYYLLGGNTNWANIRAVFTNNVAGVKVYEEGMYSAPKADVWGIADYDLVNEADKLFKDANNRKQPFIAFLQLADNHPPYTTTSGGGGFKKVTEKDIDMAKFKEAGFVSIDQFNALRYEDYNVGHLIDQARKNGYLDNTIFIMFGDHNCSLNPYHFMPVPEYELGSGGVHATCFIYAPGTIKPAKINYPVSLVDVYPTMAKLVGMPVKNYTMGRDMLDSTIKTRYTLSVYAKNLMTHMAVIGNQYQYEINMKTGEPALYDLKSKDPMKNVVKELPDTAKGLDRLVKAMYESTRYLMFNNKKPNAK is encoded by the coding sequence ATGAAATCATTTTGGAAGAATATACCTAAGTATATTCGGTATGTGATTGTTCAGGCCATATTCCTCTACCTTTTCACATTGCTGTTTCGGTTGATATTTTATTTTTTCTTCTTTAAATCAACCGTTCACGATAATGGAGCCATTGCTAAAGCCTGGAATTTTGGTTTGCGCTTCGACATTCGCCTGACACTCTATGTCATGGTGCCGTTGTTGATCATTGCCCTTATCTCCCGGAATTCCTTTTTTACAAAGACCTGGATAAGGAGATTCACGTTTATCTATCTTTTTATTATCTATTTCGTCCTGGTATGGATGTACATCTTTGACCTGGGGCATTATGCCTATCTCGGTCTGAGAATAGAACCATCGGTAACGCGCTTCCTGTCTGACGGGGAGAGGGGGGATAATGCGACCATGCTGTGGGAAACTTATCCTATTGTAAGGGTCGTGATCGCCGTTTGCCTCTTTATGTGGCTCATGGGCCGTCAGTACAAGGGGCTGTACCGCCGATTCAGCAAAGAAGCGCCGGTTTACCTGAAGGCAGGCCGTTATACCAGCTGGACAGTGAGTATCATTCTGTTATTTGCCGCCGGCATTTATGGCAATGTGGCTTACTTCCCATTGCGCTGGAGCCAGGCTATGTTTAGCAGGGATAATGGTATTACCAGCTTAGGATTGAACCCGGTTTTATACTATTTATCGAACCTGAGTGTACAGGCCGACACTTTTGACGAGAAAAAAACGAAGGAATTATACCCGACTATTGTAGATTACCTGGGTATTGACCACCCGGATGTGGATAACCTGAACTTTGAGCGGGAAATTCCCGGATCGGACGAGAAGAAGAAAATGAATGTGGTACTGGTTATGCTGGAATCAACAGGGGCTTGTATCACCAGTATGTGTGGCAACCCGATGCAGGCTACACCAAATATGAAGGCCCTGGCAGACAGTGGTATCCTCTTCAATCATTTCTATGTACCAGCTATCAGCACCGCCCGTACTGTGTATGGGGTGACAACTGGTGTACCGGATGTGACAGTCACCCAAACTGCCAGCCGCCATCCCCGGATGGTAGACCAGCGGGTGATTATGGACCAGTTCAAGGGGTATGAAAAATACTATCTGCTGGGAGGAAATACCAACTGGGCAAATATACGAGCTGTGTTTACCAACAATGTGGCAGGAGTAAAAGTATATGAAGAAGGGATGTACAGTGCACCCAAGGCTGATGTGTGGGGAATTGCTGACTATGACCTGGTAAATGAGGCCGATAAGTTGTTCAAAGATGCCAATAACAGAAAGCAGCCGTTCATCGCATTTCTGCAACTGGCTGATAATCACCCTCCATACACCACTACTTCTGGTGGTGGCGGATTTAAAAAGGTAACAGAGAAGGATATCGACATGGCAAAGTTCAAAGAAGCTGGTTTTGTATCCATCGATCAGTTCAATGCCCTCCGTTATGAAGATTACAACGTAGGCCACCTGATAGATCAGGCGCGCAAAAACGGTTACCTGGACAATACCATCTTTATCATGTTCGGCGACCATAACTGTAGCCTCAATCCTTACCACTTCATGCCGGTACCGGAATATGAACTGGGTAGCGGTGGGGTACATGCCACCTGCTTTATATATGCACCGGGTACGATAAAACCTGCGAAGATCAATTACCCGGTAAGCCTTGTAGATGTATATCCAACTATGGCGAAGCTGGTAGGTATGCCAGTGAAGAACTACACGATGGGTAGGGATATGCTGGATTCTACCATTAAAACCAGGTATACGCTCAGTGTATATGCCAAGAACCTGATGACGCATATGGCAGTGATCGGGAATCAATACCAGTACGAGATAAATATGAAGACCGGGGAACCGGCGCTATATGACCTGAAATCCAAAGATCCCATGAAGAATGTGGTAAAGGAGCTGCCGGATACGGCAAAGGGACTGGACAGGCTGGTGAAGGCGATGTATGAGAGTACGAGGTATCTGATGTTTAATAATAAGAAACCAAACGCTAAATAG
- a CDS encoding ZIP family metal transporter: MNWLLLIIIFAATIGGGIIPMVVRKANPNLPIYLLALSGACLFGITILHLVPEVYHELGHKAGIYIVAGFFLQVALQQLSHGTEHGHTHLPQGDHDHVSITPLLLGLSVHAFMEGIPLGFRFADPAALSSLVIGVAAHKLPEAMTLITVMMHSHQHGAKLWRILLIFSAVTPAAAILAAVLGSHSVYITNIIVYLVALVIGAFLHISTTIFYESGTRHHELSKRKVLAIMAGLLLAFLTLIFE; this comes from the coding sequence ATGAACTGGCTTTTATTAATCATCATATTTGCTGCTACCATAGGTGGTGGTATTATTCCAATGGTGGTCAGGAAGGCAAATCCCAACCTGCCCATTTACCTGCTGGCATTGTCTGGCGCCTGCCTCTTCGGCATCACTATCCTGCACCTGGTGCCGGAAGTGTATCACGAACTGGGTCACAAGGCTGGTATTTACATAGTAGCCGGCTTTTTTCTCCAGGTAGCGTTACAGCAATTATCACATGGTACAGAGCATGGGCATACCCACCTGCCACAGGGGGACCATGATCATGTGTCTATTACCCCTTTATTGCTGGGACTTTCCGTACATGCATTTATGGAAGGAATTCCACTGGGTTTCCGGTTCGCAGACCCGGCAGCACTGTCTTCGCTGGTGATAGGAGTAGCTGCCCACAAGTTGCCGGAGGCGATGACTTTGATCACTGTTATGATGCATAGTCATCAGCATGGAGCGAAACTATGGCGTATTCTTCTTATCTTTTCAGCCGTCACTCCGGCCGCCGCAATACTGGCAGCCGTTCTGGGCAGTCACTCCGTGTATATTACAAACATTATCGTTTACCTCGTAGCGTTGGTAATCGGAGCGTTTTTACATATATCCACTACCATTTTCTATGAAAGTGGTACACGTCATCATGAATTGAGCAAGCGGAAGGTGTTGGCCATAATGGCAGGACTCCTTTTAGCATTTCTTACTTTAATATTTGAATAA
- a CDS encoding class I SAM-dependent methyltransferase, translating to MILEAYNDTDVEVQKQWFKDWFNSPYYHLLYNNRDNKEAASFIDKLLEYLQPTASATMLDVACGRGRHSRYLADKGFFVTGIDLSINSINIAKKLENDHLTFFQHDMRLPFRVNYFDLVFNFFTSFGYFESQRENDNALRTIKNSLKPGGKLVLDYLNSTYVAEHLVGSEIKEVDDVVFDIQRELVDGHFHKQINILDRARLQRASFTESVCAYTLADFEEMFARQGLQITEVFGDYHFNAYNEQLSPRLIIIATKP from the coding sequence ATGATACTAGAAGCATATAACGATACGGACGTGGAAGTACAAAAACAGTGGTTCAAAGATTGGTTCAATTCTCCCTATTATCACCTGCTGTATAACAACAGGGATAATAAAGAAGCTGCCTCATTTATCGACAAGTTGCTGGAATATCTGCAACCAACCGCCAGCGCAACCATGCTGGATGTAGCCTGTGGCCGTGGTCGTCACTCCCGCTACCTTGCGGACAAGGGCTTCTTCGTTACAGGCATTGACTTGTCCATCAACAGTATCAATATTGCAAAAAAACTGGAAAATGATCACCTGACCTTTTTCCAGCACGATATGCGTCTCCCATTCAGGGTCAACTACTTCGACCTGGTTTTCAACTTCTTCACCAGCTTTGGCTACTTCGAGTCCCAAAGGGAAAACGACAATGCGCTCCGCACCATTAAAAACTCCCTCAAACCGGGAGGAAAACTCGTACTGGACTATCTGAACAGCACTTATGTAGCTGAGCACCTGGTAGGCAGCGAGATAAAAGAAGTGGACGATGTTGTTTTCGACATTCAGCGTGAGTTGGTAGACGGTCACTTCCACAAGCAGATCAATATCCTTGATCGTGCCCGCCTGCAGCGTGCTTCCTTCACCGAAAGCGTATGCGCCTATACTTTAGCCGACTTTGAAGAGATGTTCGCCCGTCAGGGTTTACAGATAACTGAGGTCTTTGGTGACTATCATTTCAATGCTTATAATGAGCAATTGTCACCCAGACTGATCATTATTGCCACAAAACCTTAG
- a CDS encoding beta-ketoacyl-[acyl-carrier-protein] synthase family protein: MNRVVITGLGIYSCIGKNLEAVRDSLYKGKSGIILDPARKAFGYRSGLTGYVDRPDLKGMLDRRSRLMMPEQAEFAYMSTREALAMAGLDQDYLEKKEVGLLFGNDSSSKPVIEATDIMREKKDTMLVGSGSVFQTMNSTINMNLATIFKLKGINFSVSAACASGSHAIGLGYMFIRNGMQDCVICGGAQEINIYSMGNFDGIAAFSVRENDPAKASRPFDKDRDGLVPSGGGATVILESLESAQRRGATILGEVIGYGFSSNGAHISNPTIEGPVRSLEIALKDAGLKPSDVEYINAHATSTIAGDASEAAAIDQVFGESRPHVSSTKSMTGHECWMAGASEIVYSMLMMQNGFIAPNINLENPDGAAARLNIADTTINKDFNIFLSNSFGFGGTNSSLIVRKWNNE; this comes from the coding sequence ATGAACAGAGTTGTGATCACCGGATTGGGGATTTATTCCTGTATTGGAAAAAACCTGGAAGCTGTAAGAGACTCATTATATAAAGGTAAGTCCGGTATTATCCTGGATCCTGCCCGGAAAGCGTTTGGGTATCGCTCAGGGCTGACGGGTTATGTAGACCGTCCGGACCTGAAAGGTATGCTGGATCGCCGTTCCCGTCTCATGATGCCGGAGCAGGCGGAGTTTGCCTACATGAGTACCCGCGAAGCCCTGGCTATGGCGGGACTGGATCAGGATTACCTGGAAAAGAAGGAAGTGGGGTTGTTGTTTGGTAATGACAGCTCTTCCAAGCCAGTGATAGAGGCGACAGACATCATGCGCGAAAAGAAAGATACCATGCTGGTAGGTTCCGGTTCTGTATTCCAGACCATGAACTCTACCATCAATATGAACCTGGCCACCATTTTCAAACTGAAAGGCATCAACTTTAGTGTGAGTGCGGCTTGTGCCAGTGGCTCCCATGCTATTGGACTAGGGTACATGTTCATCCGCAACGGTATGCAGGACTGTGTGATCTGTGGGGGAGCACAGGAAATCAATATTTATTCAATGGGCAACTTCGACGGTATTGCTGCCTTTTCAGTAAGGGAAAATGACCCTGCAAAGGCCAGTCGTCCGTTTGATAAAGACAGAGATGGCCTGGTACCAAGTGGTGGTGGGGCAACTGTGATACTGGAAAGTCTGGAATCGGCACAGCGCCGTGGTGCAACGATCCTGGGTGAGGTGATTGGTTACGGATTTTCATCAAATGGTGCGCACATCTCTAACCCGACTATAGAAGGGCCGGTGCGTTCTTTGGAAATCGCCCTGAAAGATGCTGGTTTAAAACCGTCAGATGTGGAATACATCAATGCACATGCTACCAGTACCATTGCCGGTGATGCCAGCGAAGCGGCCGCCATCGATCAGGTATTTGGCGAGAGCAGACCGCACGTGAGCTCCACCAAATCAATGACGGGGCATGAGTGCTGGATGGCAGGCGCCAGTGAGATTGTATACTCCATGCTGATGATGCAAAATGGCTTTATAGCGCCGAATATTAACCTGGAAAACCCCGATGGCGCAGCAGCCAGATTAAATATAGCTGATACTACCATTAATAAAGATTTTAATATATTTTTGTCTAATTCTTTTGGATTTGGGGGAACCAACAGTTCATTGATAGTCCGCAAGTGGAATAATGAATAG
- a CDS encoding aromatic amino acid ammonia-lyase, which produces MVVLGSKELSLEEVHRILFNGEELSLDTAALQQVEENFTFLKQFSAKKLIYGINTGFGPMAQYRISENDTHQLQYNLIRSHSSGAGNYLNPVLTKSLMIARLSSFMQAHSGVHPELVILLRDLINKNVSPCVYEHGGVGASGDLVQLAHLGLVLIGEGEVVYEGQLRPTAEVFAELGIKPISVHVREGLAVINGTSTMTGIGLVNIIQAKKLLGWSLILSAMINEVVEAFDDHLSAELNAVKKHAGQNKVAAAMRDILKDSKMVRHRPDHFYKELEEEIFKDKVQEYYSLRCVPQVLGPVYDTLAHAEQILVQELNSVSDNPVVDHHQQNVFHGGNFHGDYISLEMDKVKIAITKLSMLSERQLNYLMNDKLNHKFPPFMNLGKLGLNFGMQGIQFTATSTVAENQTLSFPMYVHSIPNNNDNQDIVSMGTNSALLTQKVIENTFEVLAIQVMTMLQAVDYLNCQDKLSSFSHLIYQEVRAIFPKFIQDSPKYKDAKRIKEYLQQHEPKVNI; this is translated from the coding sequence ATGGTCGTATTAGGAAGTAAAGAGCTTTCTTTGGAAGAAGTGCACCGGATCTTGTTCAATGGGGAGGAATTATCCCTTGATACAGCGGCTTTACAACAGGTAGAGGAGAATTTTACATTCTTAAAGCAGTTTTCCGCCAAAAAACTGATCTATGGTATCAATACCGGTTTTGGCCCTATGGCACAATACCGCATCAGCGAAAACGATACACATCAGCTGCAATATAATCTAATACGCAGCCATAGTTCAGGAGCTGGTAACTACCTGAATCCTGTACTGACCAAAAGTTTGATGATAGCCCGTCTCAGCAGTTTTATGCAGGCACATTCCGGAGTACATCCTGAACTGGTGATATTACTGAGAGACCTGATCAATAAAAACGTTTCCCCCTGTGTTTATGAGCATGGTGGAGTAGGTGCCAGCGGCGACCTGGTTCAGTTGGCTCACCTGGGCCTGGTACTGATCGGTGAAGGAGAAGTGGTATATGAAGGCCAGCTGCGCCCGACAGCCGAAGTATTTGCGGAACTCGGCATCAAGCCAATAAGTGTGCATGTACGTGAAGGGCTGGCAGTGATTAACGGTACCTCTACCATGACTGGTATAGGTCTGGTGAACATCATCCAGGCAAAGAAACTGCTGGGATGGAGTTTGATCCTGTCCGCTATGATCAACGAGGTTGTGGAAGCATTTGACGACCACCTTTCTGCCGAACTGAATGCCGTAAAGAAACATGCCGGTCAGAACAAAGTGGCTGCCGCTATGCGCGACATTCTGAAAGATAGTAAGATGGTAAGGCACCGTCCTGACCACTTCTACAAAGAACTGGAAGAAGAAATCTTTAAAGATAAAGTACAGGAGTACTACTCCCTGCGCTGTGTACCACAGGTGCTGGGTCCGGTTTACGATACGCTGGCACATGCTGAGCAGATCCTGGTACAGGAACTAAACTCCGTGAGCGACAACCCGGTAGTGGATCATCATCAGCAGAATGTATTCCATGGTGGTAACTTCCACGGTGATTACATCTCCCTGGAAATGGATAAGGTGAAGATTGCGATCACCAAACTGTCCATGCTCTCTGAAAGGCAGCTGAATTACCTCATGAACGACAAGCTGAATCACAAGTTCCCCCCGTTCATGAACCTGGGAAAACTGGGTCTCAACTTCGGTATGCAGGGTATTCAGTTCACTGCTACTTCTACTGTAGCGGAGAACCAGACGCTGTCATTCCCGATGTATGTGCATAGTATTCCTAACAATAATGATAACCAGGATATTGTGAGCATGGGTACCAACTCAGCGCTCCTGACCCAGAAGGTAATAGAAAATACCTTCGAAGTGCTGGCTATCCAGGTGATGACGATGCTCCAGGCAGTGGATTACCTGAATTGTCAGGATAAACTGTCATCCTTCTCACACCTGATCTACCAGGAGGTAAGGGCAATTTTCCCTAAATTTATCCAGGACAGCCCTAAATACAAGGATGCTAAAAGGATTAAGGAATACCTGCAGCAGCACGAACCAAAAGTGAATATCTAA
- a CDS encoding hemolysin family protein yields the protein MEVVVIIFILILLNGLFSMAEIAMEYSRKARLEYLANKGDEKAKAALKLANNQDRFLSTVQVGITLTSIAIGLLSGIFLRATLVDIISRSPLLSPYSNGIAITIIVVVVTYVTLVLGELLPKRVGMARPEGIAKSVARPMILLSRITYPFIWFLGISTNLLVKIFNVKPSDNNLTEDEIKALITESDAIEETEQEIIERVFHLGDRNITSLMTHRTDIEWLDIHDNKEVVRKKIFDSPHSVYPVCEGQVDHIVGIIKIKDLYMAAASNNYSLSTILRKPLFVPENNSAYQVLEKFKETQSRAAFIVDEYGTFLGMITLNDILEAIVGDMPETGQNDDWEIVEREDGSFLVDAQIPFYDFLSKFDKEGWMTEFEQEFDTMAGFILHHQEHIPKVGEKFEWRGFTFEIVDMDAHRIDKVLVVAPSPEVEEG from the coding sequence ATGGAAGTCGTCGTCATTATCTTCATCCTTATTTTACTGAACGGTCTCTTCTCCATGGCAGAAATAGCTATGGAATATTCGAGGAAGGCCAGGCTGGAATACCTTGCCAATAAAGGGGATGAAAAAGCAAAAGCAGCATTAAAGCTTGCAAACAATCAGGACAGGTTTTTGTCCACAGTACAGGTCGGCATTACCCTAACAAGTATTGCCATTGGACTTCTATCTGGTATTTTCCTCAGAGCGACACTCGTCGACATTATCTCAAGATCACCGCTGCTTAGCCCATACAGCAATGGCATTGCCATCACGATAATCGTGGTTGTAGTGACCTATGTGACCCTGGTGCTGGGAGAACTGCTGCCCAAAAGGGTGGGAATGGCACGTCCGGAAGGTATTGCGAAGAGCGTAGCCAGACCTATGATCCTGTTATCCAGAATCACATATCCTTTTATCTGGTTTCTGGGAATCTCTACCAATCTGCTGGTAAAGATCTTCAATGTGAAGCCATCAGACAATAACCTCACGGAAGATGAAATCAAGGCCCTGATCACTGAATCAGACGCGATTGAAGAAACCGAGCAGGAGATCATCGAGCGTGTTTTTCACCTCGGAGACCGGAATATTACCTCTCTCATGACCCACCGTACAGATATTGAATGGCTGGACATCCATGATAATAAAGAGGTAGTGAGGAAGAAAATATTTGACAGTCCACACTCAGTATACCCTGTATGTGAAGGACAGGTAGACCACATTGTAGGTATCATTAAGATTAAGGATCTCTATATGGCTGCCGCTTCTAATAATTATTCCCTGAGTACCATTCTGAGAAAGCCCCTGTTTGTTCCGGAGAACAACTCTGCTTATCAGGTATTGGAAAAATTTAAGGAAACCCAAAGCCGTGCAGCCTTTATCGTAGATGAATATGGTACCTTCCTGGGTATGATCACCCTGAACGATATCCTTGAAGCGATCGTGGGCGACATGCCTGAAACAGGTCAGAACGATGACTGGGAGATTGTGGAACGTGAGGATGGTAGTTTCCTGGTAGATGCCCAGATCCCGTTTTATGACTTCCTCAGCAAGTTTGACAAAGAGGGCTGGATGACGGAGTTTGAGCAGGAATTTGATACTATGGCCGGATTTATCCTGCACCACCAGGAACACATCCCTAAAGTAGGGGAGAAGTTCGAGTGGAGAGGATTTACCTTTGAGATAGTTGACATGGATGCCCACAGAATTGATAAAGTACTTGTAGTAGCTCCGTCACCGGAAGTGGAGGAAGGATAA
- the fabG gene encoding 3-oxoacyl-ACP reductase FabG, with the protein MKCALITGGSRGIGRAICVKMAEMGYYVIVNYKGNEAAANETLEAVRAKGSNGEALQFDVANEQEVQAVLGGWVETNKEKQIEILVNNAGIREDNLMFWMNSTQWRNVVNTSLDGFFYVTKQVLNNMLMKRYGRIINIVSLSGIKGLPGQTNYSAAKAGVIGATKALAQEVAKRGVTVNAVAPGFIKTDMTAELNEKELAAQVPMNRFGTPEEVAEAVAFFAGKASAYITGEVLSINGGLYT; encoded by the coding sequence ATGAAATGTGCTTTAATAACAGGTGGCTCCAGGGGCATAGGCAGAGCGATATGTGTGAAGATGGCCGAAATGGGTTACTATGTGATTGTCAACTATAAAGGAAACGAGGCTGCTGCCAATGAAACGCTGGAAGCAGTGCGTGCGAAAGGAAGCAACGGAGAAGCCTTACAGTTTGACGTAGCCAATGAGCAGGAGGTACAGGCAGTACTGGGAGGATGGGTAGAAACCAATAAAGAAAAACAAATCGAAATACTGGTAAACAATGCCGGTATCCGTGAAGATAACCTGATGTTCTGGATGAATTCCACCCAATGGCGCAATGTGGTAAACACAAGCCTGGATGGATTTTTCTATGTAACCAAGCAGGTACTGAACAATATGTTGATGAAACGTTACGGACGTATCATTAATATTGTATCCTTATCAGGAATCAAAGGATTGCCTGGTCAGACCAATTATTCTGCAGCTAAAGCAGGTGTGATTGGTGCTACCAAGGCTTTGGCGCAGGAAGTAGCCAAACGTGGTGTGACTGTGAATGCAGTAGCGCCCGGTTTTATCAAAACAGATATGACAGCCGAACTGAATGAAAAGGAACTGGCTGCCCAGGTACCTATGAACAGGTTCGGAACCCCCGAGGAAGTAGCAGAAGCAGTGGCATTTTTTGCCGGCAAAGCATCTGCTTATATCACAGGTGAAGTACTGTCCATCAATGGTGGTCTGTACACCTGA
- a CDS encoding acyl-CoA thioesterase, translating to MYPTLTEKANILVKFNEADPLGIVWHGHYIRYFEDGREAFGEKYGFRYLDIYNHGYSVPVVKVDCNYKRSLRYGDRVIVETTYVNTRAAKLKFEYKLYNAATGELVADGSSMQVFLDIETNSLQLTLPSFFEKWKREHGQLEQTK from the coding sequence ATGTACCCGACACTAACGGAAAAGGCCAATATACTGGTAAAGTTTAATGAAGCAGATCCACTGGGAATAGTATGGCATGGTCACTACATACGCTATTTTGAAGACGGCCGCGAAGCCTTTGGAGAAAAGTATGGGTTCCGTTACCTCGATATATATAATCACGGATATTCGGTGCCGGTTGTAAAGGTAGATTGTAATTACAAACGCTCTTTACGCTACGGAGACCGTGTTATTGTGGAAACCACCTATGTAAATACCCGGGCAGCCAAACTGAAGTTTGAGTATAAACTATACAATGCTGCCACCGGAGAACTGGTGGCGGACGGTAGTTCCATGCAGGTATTTCTGGACATTGAGACAAATTCATTGCAACTGACCCTGCCTTCCTTTTTCGAGAAATGGAAAAGGGAGCATGGTCAGCTCGAGCAGACTAAATAA
- a CDS encoding phosphopantetheine-binding protein — protein MDKKEIIQTTNAFLVEEFEADLASLTPDANLKATLDLDSLDYIDLVVVIENNFGFKVNPEDFQGIVTFQDFYDYVANRLKQKELV, from the coding sequence ATGGATAAGAAAGAGATTATACAAACGACGAATGCATTCCTTGTAGAGGAATTTGAGGCTGATCTGGCTTCCCTGACGCCTGATGCTAACCTGAAAGCTACCCTGGATCTGGATAGCCTGGACTACATCGACCTGGTAGTTGTAATTGAGAATAATTTTGGCTTCAAGGTAAACCCTGAAGATTTCCAGGGTATTGTTACCTTCCAGGACTTTTATGACTACGTAGCCAATCGTCTTAAACAAAAAGAACTGGTATAA